The Alteromonas stellipolaris genome includes a region encoding these proteins:
- a CDS encoding PA2778 family cysteine peptidase, translated as MNFDVFFKACFFAGFLILSGCQGTPQADRIALHQPTGVPLRHTIDRVPFYAQEQFYCGPTTLSEVFEYYGHSVSANDLAPQIFIPDKEGSLQLEMIAATRQYNFLPYTERGTLTKLMQLVSSDIPVIVFQNLSIQLLPQWHYAVVTGFDLTTRTITLHTGVTPNHMMSFELFEKTWGRGNYWLLAPVPLNITSGSMNPFTYVSAAYDMLEVGKGEQAAAFLQTATKQWPNQWLAYFLLGNYYLEEQPEKAVEWFEQGYQVGQNQAAYMNNYAYALARSDNLTRALTVINEALLRFPDDDNVKKTALTIKADE; from the coding sequence ATGAATTTTGATGTATTCTTCAAGGCCTGCTTTTTTGCAGGCTTTTTAATACTAAGCGGGTGCCAGGGAACGCCGCAGGCCGATCGTATCGCGCTACACCAACCTACTGGTGTGCCATTACGCCACACTATTGATAGGGTTCCGTTTTATGCTCAAGAACAGTTTTACTGTGGCCCCACCACATTATCTGAAGTATTCGAGTATTACGGCCACAGTGTCAGTGCGAATGACTTAGCGCCCCAAATATTTATTCCTGATAAAGAAGGCAGCTTACAGCTAGAAATGATTGCGGCAACGCGCCAGTATAATTTTTTACCTTATACCGAACGGGGTACGCTGACTAAATTAATGCAGTTAGTGAGTAGTGATATACCTGTCATTGTATTTCAAAACTTATCTATTCAACTGCTACCCCAATGGCACTATGCGGTAGTGACAGGTTTCGATTTAACCACACGCACAATAACCTTGCATACAGGCGTTACTCCCAACCACATGATGTCCTTCGAACTATTTGAAAAAACATGGGGTAGAGGAAATTATTGGCTACTTGCACCCGTTCCCTTGAATATAACCAGCGGTAGCATGAACCCGTTTACTTATGTCAGTGCTGCGTACGATATGCTAGAAGTGGGTAAAGGCGAGCAAGCTGCGGCTTTTTTACAAACTGCTACCAAGCAGTGGCCTAATCAATGGTTAGCCTATTTCTTATTAGGTAATTACTATTTAGAAGAACAGCCAGAGAAAGCGGTAGAATGGTTTGAGCAGGGGTATCAGGTAGGTCAAAATCAAGCAGCCTACATGAACAATTATGCTTACGCCCTTGCCAGAAGTGACAATCTAACGCGTGCGCTAACAGTCATTAATGAAGCCTTGTTGCGGTTTCCTGACGATGACAATGTAAAGAAAACCGCGTTAACCATAAAAGCAGATGAGTGA
- a CDS encoding PA2779 family protein, which produces MSKLLVGAAAAIVVTTGTVQAEAVSSHNVMQAQAHAYNKQQLLEMVNRADVQEKLVSLGVSQGDAVSRINGMTNSEIAQLNSQLNDAPAGGVVGAVMTVLAIIAILDLVGVTDVYPFIRPINS; this is translated from the coding sequence ATGTCTAAATTATTGGTTGGCGCCGCGGCCGCTATCGTTGTTACCACGGGAACGGTGCAAGCTGAAGCAGTATCTTCTCACAATGTAATGCAGGCGCAAGCTCACGCGTACAACAAACAGCAACTTCTTGAAATGGTCAACCGTGCTGATGTGCAGGAAAAATTGGTAAGCTTAGGTGTATCACAGGGCGATGCTGTTTCTCGTATAAATGGTATGACTAACAGTGAAATAGCGCAGCTTAACAGCCAACTGAATGATGCACCTGCAGGTGGTGTAGTGGGTGCAGTAATGACGGTGCTAGCCATTATCGCAATTTTGGATTTAGTAGGTGTAACCGACGTATATCCCTTTATTCGTCCAATAAATAGTTAA
- a CDS encoding patatin-like phospholipase family protein, producing the protein MNSSAAPTSFPLYATERTKLALIAEGGGQRGIFTAGVLDAWLEEGYDPFDMFIGTSAGSQNLTSFLARQKGYAKRLIRGLSRHKRFFQLGRGLVGKHIVDLDWYFDKTKEANRILDFKAAKESLGDRELFITATNSRDRKPYFLSPKGNGNQWRELLKASSALPFLYKQGVKLTTDYNAVSVNESVTTELPQAQPESDYYLDGGLGAPLPVREAYERGARKIVVIRTGDVNFQAQSAWLHKLKSLVCATGHCPKTINYLVQHEQAYQQELAFIANPPADAEIVQIFAGTKLQSKLLGSADSDLRHDYKVGVAAGKSYLMQQLASKPTPLNIDVKSKLSDIASVLPSTAAIPQSEHHKLSA; encoded by the coding sequence ATGAATTCCTCTGCTGCGCCCACGTCCTTTCCTCTTTATGCCACCGAGCGCACGAAACTTGCACTCATCGCTGAAGGTGGTGGGCAGCGAGGGATTTTCACAGCTGGCGTGTTAGATGCCTGGCTAGAAGAAGGGTACGATCCTTTCGATATGTTCATTGGAACGTCAGCAGGGTCACAGAACTTAACAAGCTTTTTAGCCCGGCAAAAAGGCTATGCCAAACGATTAATTCGAGGTTTATCTCGACACAAACGTTTCTTCCAGTTAGGTCGCGGACTGGTGGGCAAACATATTGTCGATTTAGATTGGTATTTTGACAAAACGAAAGAAGCCAACCGAATTTTAGATTTCAAGGCCGCAAAAGAAAGCCTAGGAGATCGTGAGCTATTCATTACCGCCACAAACTCTCGTGATCGTAAGCCATACTTTTTAAGCCCGAAAGGCAATGGTAATCAATGGCGTGAACTGTTGAAAGCCTCGAGTGCGCTGCCCTTCTTATACAAACAAGGTGTAAAGCTGACTACTGACTATAACGCGGTGTCGGTTAATGAAAGCGTAACAACAGAGCTTCCTCAGGCACAACCTGAATCCGACTACTATTTAGATGGTGGTTTAGGTGCGCCTTTACCTGTGCGTGAGGCTTATGAACGCGGGGCTAGAAAAATTGTGGTTATTCGTACTGGTGATGTGAATTTTCAAGCGCAATCGGCATGGTTACACAAGCTTAAATCATTAGTTTGCGCAACAGGTCACTGCCCAAAAACGATTAACTATTTAGTTCAACATGAACAAGCTTATCAGCAAGAGTTAGCCTTTATTGCTAACCCTCCAGCGGATGCCGAGATTGTTCAAATTTTCGCAGGCACTAAATTACAGAGCAAATTACTCGGTAGCGCGGATAGTGATCTTCGCCACGATTATAAGGTGGGTGTAGCGGCTGGGAAAAGTTACTTAATGCAACAATTAGCGTCCAAGCCTACGCCGCTTAATATCGATGTGAAAAGTAAATTATCTGATATAGCCAGCGTATTACCTAGTACCGCTGCAATACCGCAAAGTGAGCATCACAAACTGTCTGCTTAA